In Crassostrea angulata isolate pt1a10 chromosome 6, ASM2561291v2, whole genome shotgun sequence, a genomic segment contains:
- the LOC128189228 gene encoding dnaJ homolog subfamily A member 2-like — protein sequence MADTKLYDILGVNKNSSEGEIKKAYYKLAKEYHPDKNPEAGEKFKEISFAYEVLSNPEKKETYDRFGLQGLKEGGGGSGGFPGDIFGDLFGGIFGGGGGPFGMGGMGGRRGRRRGEDTHHPLRVSLEDLYNGKTAKLQLSKTIICSKCKGAGGKPGAMQKCRTCNGRGLKITMRQLGPGMVQQMQSVCPDCHGEGEIINEKDRCKECKGKKVTNETKILEVHVDKGMKDGQRITFRGEGDQLPDIEPGDVIIILQQKEHELFTRNDNDLYCTNNLSLTEALCGFQFTLKHLDGRDLVINSPPGVVVSPGSVRCVVGEGMPFYRNPFEKGNLLVRFDITFPPENFAPPEDLQKLEKLLPPRPKIEIPTGEDVEEVDLVEFDESRSQGARREAYDDDDDDDHPGHGPRVQCAHQ from the exons GCCTACTACAAGTTGGCAAAAGAATATCATCCGGACAAGAACCCAGAAGCAGGAGAAAAG TTTAAGGAAATAAGTTTTGCCTATGAGGTTTTATCCAATCCGGAGAAGAAGGAGACTTATGACAGATTTGGTCTTCAAGGCCTGAAAGAAGGGGGTGGGGGATCAG GAGGTTTTCCTGGAGACATTTTTGGTGACCTCTTTGGTGGTATTTTTGGGGGCGGGGGAGGGCCATTTGGGATGGGGGGAATGGGCGGTCGGAGAGGTAGACGTAGAGGAGAGGATACCCATCACCCACTCAG aGTGTCTTTAGAGGACCTTTATAATGGGAAAACAGCCAAGTTACAACTAAGTAAAACAATTATCTGTTCCAAATGTAAAGG TGCTGGTGGTAAACCAGGAGCCATGCAGAAATGTAGGACATGTAATGGGCGCGGTCTGAAGATAACGATGCGACAGTTAGGACCAGGGATGGTGCAACAAATGCAGTCAGTGTGTCCAGACTGTCATGGAGAAG GTGAAATCATTAATGAGAAGGATAGGTGTAAAGAATGTAAGGGGAAAAAAGTTACAAATGAAACCAAGATATTGGAAGTCCATGTGGACAAAGGAATGAAAGATGGCCAAAGAATCACCTTTAGAGGGGAGGGAGATCAGCTG CCGGACATAGAACCAGGGGATGTGATCATTATCCTGCAACAGAAGGAGCATGAACTGTTTACACGCAATGACAATGACTTATACTGTACAAACAACCTCTCTCTGACAGAGGCTTTGTGTGGTTTCCAGTTCACGTTAAAGCATCTAGACGGCAGAGATCTAGTGATAAATAGTCCGCCAGGAGTAGTCGTTAGTCCAG GGTCAGTACGATGTGTTGTGGGGGAGGGAATGCCATTTTACAGGAATCCCTTTGAGAAAGGAAATCTCTTGGTTAGATTTGACATCACATTTCCACCAGAGAACTTTGCCCCTCCTGAAGACCTACAG AAACTAGAGAAACTGCTCCCACCAAGACCAAAAATAGAAATTCCAACAGGTGAAGATGTTGAGGAAGTGGATCTAGTGGAGTTTGATGAATCACGGAGTCAAGGAGCCCGGCGGGAAGCTTACGACGACGATGATGACGACGACCATCCTGGTCATGGACCCAGAGTGCAATGTGCACATCAATAA
- the LOC128190310 gene encoding acyl-coenzyme A diphosphatase NUDT19-like, translating into MVYCFLKRNILTSILYTNCVNNERFKIQIYHHFSTMAAVLKHWREAATLLVVAKTSKLIPNGVNGGGLQLAGTGSEQSQYNYKMLMLKRSTKSKFMPNVYVFPGGIAEDADFSAEWLDLYKKFGESESKELLKYLTSAGAGPPMFSRTRDQEFQHIPSELAFRICAIRETFEESGVLIARSIEDKSHLNSDYPRKPVWGTSVPMETQVSDEWRKRVDKNPLEFIKMCRTLNVIPDVWSLSEWTNWLTPVTLSSTGKGARRRYDTAFFMCVVDHLPEAMHDNNETVHLKWIAPDTLLSEYSHSKGLLAPPQVYEVHRLLHFQLVEDLHRFNWDRALNHRVRQYFPVVVGCEDGIVVVYPGDELYPEEPDRIGESPILTVKCSLEDLPKRYPSMNRMVVAGHHWVNTSAGDGQVIPDFEWTFPESLQPKL; encoded by the exons ATGGTTTACTGTTTTCTCAAAAGGAACATATTGACCTCGATTTTGTATACAAACTGTGTAAACAACGAAAGGTTCAAAATCCAGATTTATCATCACTTTTCTACAATGGCAGCTGTACTGAAGCATTGGCGAGAAGCAGCAACGTTGCTTGTAGTAGCAAAGACTTCTAAACTTATACCGAATGGTGTAAACGGCGGAGGCTTGCAGCTGGCAGGTACAGGCTCAGAGCAATCGCAATACAACTACAAGATGCTGATGCTGAAAAGGTCAACCAAAAGCAAGTTCATGCCCAATGTGTATGTTTTTCCTGGGGGTATAGCGGAAGACGCTGACTTTTCGGCAGAATGGCTAGACCTCTACAAGAAATTTGGCGAATCAGAGAGCAAAGAGCTGCTTAAATATCTGACTTCGGCTGGAGCTGGCCCCCCAATGTTCAGCAGAACACGAGACCAAGAGTTCCAGCACATTCCCAGTGAGCTAGCTTTCAGGATCTGTGCTATACGTGAAACGTTTGAAGAATCTGGTGTTCTTATTGCTAGAAGTATTGAGGACAAGTCACACTTAAACTCAGATTATCCCAGGAAGCCAGTTTGGGGTACAAGTGTTCCCATGGAAACTCAGGTATCAGATGAGTGGAGGAAACGTGTGGATAAAAACCCATTAGAGTTCATAAAAATGTGCCGTACTCTCAATGTGATTCCAGACGTATGGTCTTTGTCCGAGTGGACGAACTGGTTGACCCCAGTGACTCTATCAAGTACTGGGAAGGGAGCGAGGCGACGATATGACACAGCCTTTTTCATGTGTGTAGTGGACCACCTTCCAGAGGCTATGCACGACAACAATGAGACTGTGCATTTAAAG TGGATAGCCCCGGACACTCTGCTGAGCGAATACTCCCATTCTAAGGGCCTTCTTGCCCCTCCCCAGGTGTACGAGGTTCACAGGCTCCTCCACTTTCAGCTGGTTGAAGACCTCCATCGTTTTAACTGGGATAGGGCCCTCAACCATCGTGTCAGACAGTACTTTCCTGTCGTTGTTGGCTGTGAGGATGGTATCGTTGTTGTGTATCCAG gTGATGAATTATACCCCGAGGAACCGGACAGAATTGGTGAGAGTCCAATCTTAACCGTGAAATGTTCCCTGGAAGACCTTCCCAAAAGATATCCATCAATGAACAGGATGGTTGTGGCTGGGCACCACTGGGTCAACACGTCTGCTGGGGATGGTCAAGTCATCCCCGACTTTGAGTGGACGTTTCCTGAATCTCTCCAACCCAAACTGTGA
- the LOC128190308 gene encoding xaa-Pro dipeptidase-like: MAAYRVEPAFCRGEHTLRVPAELFTENRKRLAERLRATNKVPAGAYVLLQGGESETRHCSDHEPIFRQESYFHWAFGVEEPDFYGAIEVDTGRGILFPPKLPDAYAVWMGKLLDVKDFQVRYGVDEAFWAEDLDKVFKEKKASLLLTLRGLNTDSGNYCREAAFDGISEFKVDNAILHPEISECRVFKTDLELEVMRFSNKISSDAHKEVMQCVRPGMYEYQMESIFKHYCQFNGGVRLMAYTCICGSGDNGSVLHYGHAGAPNSKQVQDGDMCLLDMGGEYYCYASDITCSYPANGKFTDKQRGIYEAVYKSSRAVMKALKPGVSWVDMHLLADRVHLEELKKLGLLKGDVEEMMKVRLGAVFMPHGLGHFMGIDTHDVGGYPEGVERSDKPGLKSLRTAREVKPRMVLTIEPGVYFIDVLLDAALRDPQQSQFMCREVIDQYRGFGGVRIEDDIAVTDDGMELLTCVPRTVEEIEAWMAEGRQRPQVPLPQECVKSG, from the exons ATGGCAGCCTATCGAGTCGA GCCTGCATTTTGCCGCGGGGAACACACCTTAAGAGTTCCTGCTGAACTATTCACGGAGAACAGAAAACGTCTGGCTGAAAGACTGAGAGCCACCAACAAAGTTCCAGCAGGGGCATATGTACTCCTCCAGGGTGGGGAATCAGAAACCAGGCACTGTTCAGATCATGAACCCATTTTTAGACAG GAGTCGTACTTTCACTGGGCGTTTGGGGTGGAGGAACCTGATTTTTATGGTGCCATTGAGGTAGACACCGGGAGAGGAATTCTCTTCCCACCTAAACTTCCTGACGCCTATGCTGTCTGGATGGGAAA GTTGCTGGATGTAAAAGACTTTCAGGTCCGATATGGTGTGGATGAAGCATTTTGGGCAGAGGAT TTAGACAAGGTATTCAAAGAGAAGAAGGCATCCCTTCTCCTGACGTTA AGAGGCTTAAATACAGACAGTGGGAATTACTGCAGAGAGGCAGCTTTTGATGGAATCAGTGA attcaAAGTCGACAATGCAATTTTACATCCGGAAATTTCTGAATG CAGAGTGTTTAAGACGGATCTGGAGCTAGAAGTAATGAGATTTTCTAACAAGATAAGCAGTGATGCTCACAAAGag GTTATGCAGTGTGTCAGACCAGGGATGTACGAGTACCAGATGGAGAG CATTTTCAAACACTACTGTCAGTTCAATGGTGGAGTCAGACTTATGGCTTACACATGCATCTGTGGCAG TGGAGATAATGGATCCGTCCTTCATTATGGACATGCAGGTGCCCCGAACTCCAAACAAGTACAGGATGGAGACATGTG TCTTTTAGACATGGGTGGAGAGTATTACTGCTATGCCTCGGACATCACCTGCTCTTACCCAGCCAATGGGAAGTTCACAGATAAACAGCGAGGAATTTACGAGGCTGTATACAAATCTAGCAGGGCAGTGATGAAAGCCCTTAAACCCG GTGTGTCTTGGGTGGATATGCACCTGCTTGCTGACAGAGTCCACTTGGAGGAGCTGAAGAAATTGGGGCTCCTAAAGGGGGATGTGGAGGAGATGATGAAAGTGCGTCTAGGGGCTGTGTTCATGCCCCATGGTCTGGGGCACTTCATGGGGATCGACACCCACGATGTAGGCGGATACCCAGAG GGTGTAGAGAGAAGTGACAAACCCGGACTGAAGTCGCTGCGGACAGCCAGGGAGGTGAAACCACGGATGGTGCTGACCATAGAACCAGGGGTCTACTTCATAGATGTG CTGCTGGATGCTGCACTGAGAGATCCACAGCAGTCCCAGTTTATGTGCCGTGAGGTCATTGACCAGTATCGAGGATTCGGAGGG GTTCGTATTGAGGATGACATCGCAGTGACGGATGACGGAATGGAACTACTGACCTGTGTACCACGGACCGTGGAGGAAATCGAGGCGTGGATGGCCGAAGGAAGACAGCGCCCACAAGTGCCTCTTCCCCAGGAGTGTGTCAAATCAGGATAA